One Algibacter sp. L3A6 genomic region harbors:
- a CDS encoding regulatory protein RecX — protein MQRSTKSYTLEEATRKMEHYCAYQERSHYEVRQKLISMNMIPEVIDVVAVHLIEHNFLNEERFAMAFARGKFRIKRWGRVRISMELKKKQISKVNINRALLEIENEDYIETFNELAEKKVETLKESDVYKKRKKFVDYFLYRGWESHLVYEKAHEIIK, from the coding sequence ATGCAACGTTCCACAAAATCTTATACTTTAGAAGAAGCCACCAGAAAAATGGAGCATTATTGCGCATACCAAGAGCGTAGTCATTATGAGGTTAGGCAAAAGCTAATTAGTATGAATATGATTCCTGAAGTTATCGATGTGGTTGCCGTACACCTTATAGAACATAACTTCCTTAACGAAGAACGATTTGCAATGGCTTTTGCACGCGGAAAGTTCCGTATTAAGCGTTGGGGTAGAGTGCGCATATCCATGGAACTCAAGAAAAAGCAGATTAGTAAAGTAAATATAAATAGAGCACTTTTAGAAATTGAAAATGAGGATTATATCGAGACCTTCAATGAGTTAGCTGAAAAAAAAGTAGAAACTTTAAAAGAGAGCGACGTTTACAAAAAGCGTAAAAAGTTTGTAGATTATTTTCTATATCGTGGTTGGGAGTCTCATTTGGTTTACGAGAAAGCACACGAAATCATTAAATAA
- a CDS encoding DUF6646 family protein, translating to MNKNLILLVLVVLSVSFAHSQAFEGKGDNKFQVGANLQDNGTGLNLSYDFGVGENISIGFSTSYLLSVDDVILDDAFDTRFDLRARFNANLGNVINVDENFDVYPGLSLGLKNFGGHLGARYFFSDGFGVYTEFNAPFAKYKSGTLTAAETLHNQFTVNLGMVFNL from the coding sequence ATGAATAAAAATTTAATTTTATTAGTATTAGTTGTACTTAGCGTATCGTTTGCACATTCGCAAGCATTTGAAGGTAAAGGTGATAATAAATTCCAAGTTGGTGCTAACTTACAAGATAACGGAACTGGACTTAATTTAAGTTACGATTTTGGTGTGGGGGAAAACATTTCTATTGGTTTTTCTACTTCATACCTTTTAAGCGTTGACGATGTTATTTTGGATGATGCTTTTGATACACGTTTTGACTTAAGAGCTCGTTTTAATGCTAACCTTGGTAATGTTATTAATGTTGATGAAAACTTTGATGTTTATCCTGGTTTAAGTCTTGGACTTAAAAACTTTGGTGGTCACTTAGGTGCTCGTTATTTTTTCTCTGATGGCTTTGGTGTTTACACAGAATTTAACGCGCCTTTCGCTAAATATAAATCTGGAACTTTAACAGCTGCAGAAACTTTACACAACCAATTTACGGTTAATTTAGGTATGGTATTTAACTTATAA